One part of the Gossypium raimondii isolate GPD5lz chromosome 1, ASM2569854v1, whole genome shotgun sequence genome encodes these proteins:
- the LOC105786050 gene encoding receptor-like protein kinase 7 produces MPLSIAFPFSTLVFLVNNHYSAMSVRRNSHQWPPPVFIFFLFIFVISSVKSDDVEILLKFKSSVERSDSNVFSSWTQGKSACNFSGVVCNSNGFVTEINLPQQQIVGYLPFDSICELQALEKIDVGNNSFHGKISEDLKKCSGLHYLDLGCNAFSGEVPDLSSLNGLKFLNLNNSGFSGIFPWKSLENLTELTFLSLGDNPFAATPFPMEVLKLEKLYWLYLTNCSITGQIPQGIQNLSLLQNLELSDNSLSGPIPAGIVKLSQLWQLELYNNSLSGKIPVGFGNLTNLKYFDASMNRLEGDLSELRSLKNLVSLQLLENQFSGEVPAEFGEFKHLEGLSLYRNKLTGQLPPKIGSWSDLNFIDVSENFFTGPIPPDMCKNGKMVDLLLLQNNFTGTIPEGYANCKSLVRLRVNNNSLSGTVPAGIWSLPNLLIIDLTMNRFEGPVAGDIGNAKSLAQLFLANNQFSGELPASISQATSLVSIQLTSNKFSGQIPATIGELKRLGSLYLNGNMLSGVIPDSLGSCGSLNDVNLAGNSLSGKIPESIGSLRNLNSLNLSENKLSGHIPTTLSPSILSLLDLSNNRLVGPIPKSLSIQAFKDCFKGNPGLCSSDLDDFQPCSSSPGTSSHLRTFLSCFIAGALVLLVSLGCYMFIKVRKSNLDHPLKQGSWNMKSYRMLSFTEKDIIDAIKSENLIGKGGSGNVYKVELEDGKELAVKHIWTSDSGNHKNYHSSTAMLTQRNSRNSGSLEYDAEVAALSAIRHVNVVKLYCSITSEDSNLLVYEYLPNGSLWDRLHSCHKMELNWKMRYAIAIGAAKGLEYLHHGCDRPVIHRDVKSSNILLDEEWKPRIADFGLAKIVQNGSGGDWTHVIAGTHGYMAPEYAYTCKINEKSDVYSFGVVLMELVTGKRPVEPEFGENKDIVYWIYTKLKTKETLVEAVDPKISMASKEDAIKVLRIAVHCTAKIPALRPSMRKVVQMLEEAEPCKLTDIIVHEKGEK; encoded by the exons ATGCCACTCTCTATAGCGTTTCCATTTTCAACACTTGTCTTCCTTGTCAATAATCACTACTCCGCCATGTCGGTCCGGCGAAACTCCCATCAATGGCCGCCTCCTGTGTTTATCTTTTTCTTATTCATCTTTGTTATTTCTTCTGTGAAGTCTGATGATGTGGAGATATTGCTCAAGTTTAAGTCCTCAGTAGAAAGGTCCGATTCTAATGTATTCAGTTCATGGACACAGGGGAAGTCTGCATGTAACTTCAGCGGAGTTGTTTGTAATTCCAACGGATTCGTCACCGAAATCAATCTTCCCCAACAACAAATTGTTGGGTATCTTCCTTTTGATTCGATCTGTGAGTTGCAGGCATTGGAGAAGATTGATGTTGGGAACAATTCTTTTCATGGCAAGATTTCCGAGGACCTGAAGAAATGTTCTGGCCTACACTACTTGGATTTGGGGTGCAATGCTTTTTCCGGAGAAGTGCCTGACTTGTCTTCTTTAAATGGATTGAAGTtcttgaatttgaacaacagtgGATTTTCCGGGATTTTCCCCTGGAAATCACTGGAAAATCTCACGGAATTGACTTTCTTAAGCCTTGGTGATAATCCCTTTGCTGCAACTCCATTTCCTATGGAAGTACTGAAGCTTGAGAAATTGTATTGGCTTTATCTTACGAATTGCAGCATCACAGGACAGATTCCTCAGGGAATTCAGAATCTGAGTCTGTTACAAAATCTTGAACTCTCTGATAACAGCTTGTCGGGTCCGATCCCAGCCGGAATTGTGAAACTCAGCCAATTGTGGCAACTTGAGCTTTACAACAACTCATTGTCTGGAAAAATTCCTGTTGGCTTCGGAAACCTCACGAATCTTAAGTACTTCGATGCGTCGATGAATAGACTGGAAGGCGACCTATCGGAGTTGCGGTCCTTGAAGAACCTTGTTTCGTTGCAGCTCCTTGAAAACCAATTTTCAGGAGAGGTTCCAGCGGAGTTTGGTGAATTCAAGCACCTTGAAGGACTATCACTTTACAGGAATAAGCTTACGGGTCAGCTTCCACCAAAAATTGGGTCATGGTCGGATCTCAATTTCATAGATGTTTCCGAGAATTTCTTTACAGGTCCTATACCACCAGATATGTGCAAGAATGGCAAAATGGTTGATCTTCTTCTGCTGCAGAACAACTTCACCGGCACTATCCCGGAAGGCTACGCAAACTGTAAGTCGTTGGTTCGTTTACGAGTGAACAACAATTCGCTATCCGGTACCGTCCCTGCTGGAATATGGAGTTTGCCGAATCTCTTGATTATTGATCTTACAATGAATCGGTTCGAAGGTCCAGTGGCAGGTGATATTGGTAATGCTAAGTCTCTTGCACAACTGTTCTTGGCCAATAATCAGTTTTCAGGTGAATTGCCTGCTTCAATCTCTCAAGCTACATCATTAGTCTCAATTCAGCTTACGTCAAATAAATTTTCTGGCCAAATTCCAGCAACTATTGGAGAACTAAAACGCCTAGGCAGCCTTTATTTGAATGGAAACATGCTTTCTGGTGTAATACCAGATTCATTAGGCTCATGTGGTTCTCTCAATGACGTAAACCTTGCTGGTAATTCACTTTCCGGGAAAATTCCTGAGAGTATTGGATCTTTACGTAATCTAAACTCCTTGAATTTATCCGAAAACAAACTTTCCGGTCACATTCCAACTACTCTGTCACCTTCAATATTAAGCCTTCTTGACTTGTCCAACAACCGGTTGGTTGGTCCTATACCTAAATCTTTATCTATTCAGGCTTTTAAAGATTGCTTCAAGGGGAATCCAGGCCTATGCAGCTCGGATCTTGATGACTTTCAGCCATGTTCGTCAAGTCCTGGTACATCGAGTCATCTTCGAACATTTTTATCCTGTTTCATAGCTGGAGCATTAGTCCTGCTTGTATCATTAGGATGTTACATGTTTATTAAGGTAAGGAAGAGTAACCTTGATCATCCATTGAAGCAGGGTTCTTGGAACATGAAATCATATCGTATGCTAAGTTTCACTGAAAAGGATATCATTGATGCGATCAAATCGGAGAATTTGATAGGTAAAGGGGGATCAGGAAATGTCTATAAAGTTGAACTGGAAGATGGAAAAGAACTGGCTGTGAAGCATATTTGGACCTCAGATTCCGGCAATCATAAAAACTACCATAGCAGTACAGCTATGCTAACACAAAGGAACTCAAGGAACTCTGGGTCACTAGAATATGACGCAGAGGTGGCGGCATTGAGTGCCATTCGGCATGTGAATGTGGTGAAGCTGTACTGTAGTATCACAAGTGAGGATAGCAATCTACTGGTTTATGAGTATCTACCTAATGGGAGCTTGTGGGACAGGCTGCACTCATGTCACAAGATGGAGCTGAACTGGAAGATGAGATATGCCATTGCAATAGGAGCCGCTAAAGGGTTAGAGTATTTGCATCATGGATGTGATAGGCCGGTTATACACCGTGATGTGAAGTCGAGCAATATTTTGTTAGATGAAGAGTGGAAGCCAAGGATTGCTGATTTTGGTCTTGCAAAGATTGTGCAGAACGGCAGTGGAGGGGATTGGACTCATGTTATAGCTGGAACTCACGGTTACATGGCTCCTG AGTATGCATACACATGCAAGATCAATGAGAAGAGCGATGTTTACAGCTTTGGAGTTGTGTTGATGGAGTTGGTCACAGGAAAAAGGCCGGTTGAACCTGAATTTGGAGAGAACAAGGACATAGTTTATTGGATCTACACTAAACTGAAGACCAAAGAAACATTGGTTGAGGCGGTGGACCCTAAAATCTCGATGGCATCAAAGGAAGATGCCATCAAGGTGTTGAGAATCGCAGTCCACTGCACGGCAAAGATTCCGGCACTTAGACCTAGCATGAGAAAGGTAGTTCAAATGCTGGAGGAGGCTGAACCTTGTAAACTTACTGATATTATTGTTCATGAAAAAGGTGAAAAGTAG
- the LOC105786051 gene encoding branched-chain-amino-acid aminotransferase 6 has translation MILLKSLTCTVSKQNPIWFLLPIFLSSTKLTFLMTSLSKQEQVECREKADYANVNWDELGFALTKTDYMYVMKFTEEEQMFCNGTLTRFGNIQMCPSSGILNYGQGLFEGLKAYRKEDEGILLFRTEENALRMKVGADRMCMPSPTVDQFIDAVKKSVLANKRWVPPHGRGSLYIRPLLMGTGRNLEVKPSSEYTFLVYASPVGNGLKGVLNLMVEDNVHRATPGGTGGIKAVTNYSPIYKPLTEAKAKGFSDLLYLDALTGSNIEECSGCNIFILKGNVISTPTTHGTILPGITRKSIMEIASGFGYQVEERAIPIKEVFDAEEVFCTGTAMIVKSVASITYQGKRIEYKLGAETLAQKLHATLTGIQTGVIEDKLGWTMVID, from the exons ATGATTTTACTTAAAAGTTTGACTTGCACAGTAAGTAAACAAAACCCAATTTGGTTTCtccttcccattttcctttcctcaacaaaattaacatttcTAATGACTTCTTTATCTAAACAAGAGCAGGTGGAATG CAGGGAGAAGGCAGATTATGCGAATGTGAATTGGGATGAACTCGGATTTGCTCTAACTAAGACCGATTATATGTACGTTATGAAATTCACTGAAGAGGAGCAAATGTTTTGCAACGGAACCTTAACTCGCTTTGGCAACATTCAGATGTGCCCTTCATCTGGAATATTAAACTATGGCCAG GGGTTATTCGAGGGGCTAAAGGCGTATAGGAAGGAAGATGAGGGTATTCTGCTCTTCCGAACCGAAGAGAACGCTCTGAGGATGAAGGTGGGTGCGGATCGAATGTGCATGCCATCACCAACCGTTGACCAATTCATAGATGCTGTCAAAAAGAGTGTGCTGGCCAACAAGAGATGG GTACCTCCTCATGGGAGAGGATCATTATATATTAGGCCTTTGCTTATGGGAACTGGTCGAAATCTGGAAGTGAAACCATCATCAGAGTACACGTTCTTAGTGTATGCTTCCCCAGTGGGCAATGGTCTCAAG GGTGTTCTGAACTTGATGGTTGAAGACAATGTCCATAGAGCTACTCCTGGTGGTACCGGAGGCATTAAAGCTGTCACCAATTACTCGCCA ATTTACAAGCCATTAACTGAAGCAAAAGCTAAAGGGTTCTCAGATCTCTTATATCTGGATGCATTGACTGGAAGCAACATTGAGGAATGTTCTGGTTGCAATATCTTCATTCTCAAG GGAAATGTTATCTCAACTCCAACAACTCATGGGACAATTCTCCCGGGAATCACAAGAAAAAGCATCATGGAAATTGCATCTGGTTTTGGATACCAG GTTGAGGAACGAGCTATTCCGATCAAGGAGGTGTTTGATGCTGAAGAAGTCTTTTGCACAGGAACAGCTATGATTGTGAAGTCTGTTGCAAGTATAACCTACCAGGGCAAAAG GATCGAATACAAACTGGGAGCAGAAACACTGGCTCAGAAATTGCATGCAACACTAACAGGGATTCAAACTGGTGTGATCGAGGACAAGCTGGGATGGACCATGGTCATCGATTAA